A stretch of the Planktothricoides raciborskii GIHE-MW2 genome encodes the following:
- a CDS encoding Mini-ribonuclease 3: MVSPSQEDFSIIDRPIEPCDLFDLSVHILSPKQLSKQQVNQLSPTALAYLGDAVYELYIRGLYLLPPKRQHSYHQEVVAQVRAETQAEHLRSLEPYLTDVEQDIIRRGRNAASGKPKRVSATVYQQATSLETLMGYLYLTDGDRLRQLLHHLYPDR, from the coding sequence ATGGTGTCACCCAGTCAAGAAGATTTTTCCATTATCGATCGCCCCATAGAACCTTGTGATCTATTTGATCTTTCGGTGCATATTCTGTCACCTAAGCAACTATCTAAGCAACAAGTGAATCAGTTGTCACCAACGGCTTTGGCTTACTTGGGAGATGCGGTATATGAGCTTTATATTCGAGGACTTTACTTACTGCCTCCTAAGCGGCAGCATAGTTATCATCAAGAAGTGGTGGCTCAAGTGCGAGCGGAGACCCAAGCGGAGCATTTGCGATCCCTCGAACCCTATTTAACTGATGTGGAGCAAGATATTATCAGACGAGGACGAAATGCCGCATCAGGAAAACCCAAGCGAGTTTCCGCTACGGTTTATCAACAGGCGACTAGCTTAGAAACCTTAATGGGATACCTATATCTCACCGATGGCGATCGGCTGCGCCAACTATTGCATCACTTATACCCCGATCGCTAA